From one Lolium rigidum isolate FL_2022 chromosome 4, APGP_CSIRO_Lrig_0.1, whole genome shotgun sequence genomic stretch:
- the LOC124705541 gene encoding long-chain-alcohol oxidase FAO1-like, with translation MAAPAPEGEEKAAAGHPLLRVLRRDKYTHGLRPVQMEALRAMCGALIPSLQPEEEEALDGRVDPPCGNKDLERFYLASGADATVPDEVAELASRCVWEGVVLVNVTLWLLCTRLGTLALCGRLCLSGEFPYVRRFADMPVERREEALKGWTRARWLIPVKIAFAIVKIICLNVFYTTVTKNSENPCWKAIGYSVPDVEEQRRESRTEASTRRSLDNGVVQTRELDHAALLRSLADKGLAVKPTASGSHHTLECDVVIVGSGCGGGVAAAVLASAGHKVVVVEKGDYFTADDYSSVEGPSMERLYEQGGIFCTTNVTTVLYAGATVGGGSAVNWSASIRTPREVLQEWSREHELPVFAGAAYAQAMDAVCARLAVTNVCREEGFQNKVVRRGCEALGLPVDAVPRNSSEEHHCGSCFLGCPTGDKRGTDTTWLVDAVQHGAVILAGCKAERFILESGGGSKNGRSKKCVGLVATCTSNNGIPTKLRIEAKVSISACGALMTPPLLRNSGLRNRHVGRNLHLHPVSMAWGYFPDTNDITGKCYEGGIITSMHRVTDRTIIETPALGPGAFASLVPWESGRDMKERMRRYARTAHAFALVRDRAAGTVDGEGRVHFAPSRDDTEELRKGLRRALRILVAAGAAEVGTHRSDGLRLRCKGVQEKDLEAFLDEVTVPRGPLQAGTDTWALLCSAHQMGSCRMGASPKDGAVDGRGESWEAEGLYVCDGSLLPTAVGVNPMITIQSLAYCLSVDIAESLAQSKKHS, from the exons ATGGCGGCGCCCGCGCCGGAgggggaggagaaggcggcggcggggcacCCGCTGCTTCGGGTGCTGAGGCGGGACAAGTACACGCACGGGCTGCGCCCGGTGCAGATGGAGGCGCTCCGGGCCATGTGCGGCGCGCTCATCCCGTCACTGcagcccgaggaggaggaggctctcgACGGCCGCGTCGACCCTCCGTGCGGCAACAAGGACCTCGAGCGGTTCTACCTCGCCTCCGGCGCCGATGCCACCGTCCCGGACGAG GTTGCAGAGCTGGCGTCCCGGTGCGTATGGGAGGGAGTGGTGCTGGTGAATGTCACCCTCTGGCTCCTGTGTACCAGGCTCGGCACGCTGGCGCTGTGCGGCCGGCTGTGCCTCTCCGGCGAGTTCCCGTACGTGCGCCGCTTCGCCGACATGCCGGTGGAGCGGCGGGAGGAGGCGCTCAAGGGCTGGACCAGGGCCCGCTGGCTCATCCCCGTCAAGATCGCCTTCGCCATCGTCAAGATCATCTGCCTCAACGTCTTCTACACCACG GTGACGAAAAACTCTGAGAATCCATGCTGGAAAGCAATAGGTTACAGCGTGCCAGATGTGGAAGAGCAACGGAGGGAAAGTCGAACAGAAGCGAGCACGCGGCGTTCTTTGGACAACGGCGTCGTGCAGACCAGGGAGCTCGACCACGCAGCCCTGCTCAGGTCACTCGCAGACAAGGGCCTCGCGGTAAAGCCCACGGCATCGGGCTCGCACCACACGCTGGAATGCGACGTCGTCATCGTCGGTTCAGGTTGCGGCGGTGGCGTGGCTGCCGCGGTGCTCGCGTCCGCGGGGCACAAGGTGGTTGTCGTTGAGAAGGGAGACTATTTCACGGCCGACGATTACAGCTCGGTCGAGGGCCCATCCATGGAGCGCCTCTACGAGCAGGGCGGCATCTTCTGCACCACCAACGTGACGACCGTCCTGTACGCCGGCGCCACcgttggcggcggctcggcggtgaACTGGTCGGCCAGCATCCGCACGCCACGGGAGGTCCTGCAGGAGTGGTCGCGCGAGCACGAGCTCCCGGTCTTCGCGGGCGCGGCGTACGCGCAGGCCATGGACGCGGTGTGTGCCCGCCTCGCCGTCACCAACGTGTGCCGGGAGGAAGGGTTCCAGAACAAGGTGGTCCGCCGCGGGTGCGAGGCGCTCGGACTGCCCGTCGACGCCGTGCCGCGCAACTCGTCGGAGGAGCACCACTGCGGGAGCTGCTTCCTCGGGTGCCCGACGGGAGACAAGCGCGGCACCGACACCACGTGGCTCGTCGATGCCGTCCAGCATGGCGCGGTGATCCTGGCAGGGTGCAAGGCCGAGCGCTTCATACTcgagagcggcggcggcagcaagaACGGGCGGAGCAAGAAGTGCGTCGGCCTGGTGGCCACATGCACGAGCAACAACGGCATCCCCACGAAGCTGCGCATCGAGGCCAAGGTGTCCATCTCGGCGTGCGGGGCGCTCATGACGCCGCCGCTGCTGCGCAACAGCGGGCTCAGGAACCGGCACGTCGGCCGGAACCTGCACCTCCACCCGGTGTCCATGGCGTGGGGGTACTTCCCGGACACGAACGACATCACGGGCAAGTGCTACGAGGGcggcatcatcaccagcatgcacCGCGTCACCGACCGCACCATCATCGAGACGCCGGCGCTTGGGCCGGGCGCCTTCGCCTCGCTTGTGCCGTGGGAGTCCGGCCGCGACATGAAGGAGCGGATGCGCCGGTACGCGCGCACCGCGCACGCGTTCGCGCTGGTCCGCGACCGCGCCGCGGGCACCGTGGACGGCGAGGGCCGCGTGCACTTCGCCCCGAGCCGCGACGACACCGAGGAGCTCCGCAAGGGCCTGCGCCGCGCGCTGCGCATCCTGGTGGCGGCCGGCGCGGCGGAGGTGGGCACGCACCGCAGCGACGGGCTGCGGctgcggtgcaagggcgtgcaggAAAAGGACCTGGAGGCGTTCCTGGACGAGGTGACCGTCCCGAGGGGCCCGCTGCAGGCCGGCACGGACACATGGGCGCTCCTCTGCTCGGCGCACCAGATGGGCAGCTGTCGGATGGGTGCCAGCCCCAAGGACGGCGCCGTCGACGGCCGCGGCGAGAGCTGGGAGGCCGAGGGCCTGTACGTATGCGACGGCAGCCTCCTCCCCACCGCCGTCGGCGTCAACCCGATGATCACGATACAGTCCCTTGCCTACTGCCTCTCCGTGGACATCGCCGAGTCCTTGGCGCAGAGCAAGAAACATTCTTGA